One uncultured Carboxylicivirga sp. genomic window, TATGATTAACTCTATGCTGGCCATCTACCAGCAGCAGGGTAAACTTCCAATCTGGCCCTTACATGGCAATGAAACAGATTGTATGGTTGGATTTCCTGCTATACCTGTAGTAGCTGATGCTATTTTTAAAGGACTCCCAGGTATTGATAAGACATTGGCACTGGAAGCAATGCAGGCATCATCTATGCGCGATAACTATGGAGTAAAATACCTTAAAGAGAAAGGATTCATCCCGGCAGAACTGGAAAAAGAATCCGTTTCGAAAGCTTTGGAATATGCTATTGCAGATTGGTGTACAGCTCAGCTTGCCACTTCTCTTAATCAATCAGAAGTAGCCGATTACTATAACACAAGAGCACAGGCATATCAGAAATATTTTGACAAGGAAAAGCAGTTTATGCGTGCCATAATGGAAGATGGTAACTTTCGTACTCCATTCAATCCGTTTGAATCGACACACGAATGGGGTGATTATACCGAAGGCAACGCATGGCAATATACCTGGCTGGTGCCTCATGATGTAAAAGGTTTAATCAACTTGTTTGGATCGGACGAAGCTTTTACTACCAAACTGGATAGTCTTTTTATTGTAGAGGGTGATATGGGCCATATGGCATCACCAGATATTAGCGGATTGATTGGTATGTATGCCCAGGGCAACGAACCGGGTCATCATATTCCATATTTGTATTCGTATGCCGGTCAACAATGGAAAACAGCTAAGCTTGTTCGCAGAATTATGGATGAAATGTTTACCGATCAACCCGATGGCATTTGCGGTAATGAAGATTGCGGTCAAATGTCGGCCTGGTACATATTATCATCCATGGGACTCTACCAGGTAAATCCTGCTAATGGTGTATTTGTATTTGGCTCACCTTTATTTGATAAAGCCACCATTACTTTGCCAGATAATAAATCATTTACAATCAAAGCAGTAAACCAAAGCAAAGAAAACGTATACATTCAAAAAGCTACACTGAATAGTATCGAATTAAATGAAACCTTTATTACATATAAAGAAATAATGAACGGTGGTGAATTAATTTTTGAAATGGGTAATACCCCTAACATGGAATACGGTAAAAATCCAGAAAACAGACCTTATTCTCAATTAATAAGATAATGACTAAAAAACAAGCAATATATCCTTTTATATTTATTATTCTCTTATTTAGCTCCTGTACAAAGAAAGTTGGAGTTACCGATGTGAGATCAGGCTTTATATTTGGAAGCTGTCCTACTGAAGCTTGCCACGCTGCAACAATAGAAGAAATCAGTCACAACCGACTTATTGCAGCCTGGTTTGGTGGTAGCTACGAAGGGGCTAATGATGTAGGTATCTATTTAACTAAGTTTAATGGTATTAAATGGTTGCAGCCACAATGCCTTATTAATCCACCCGTAATCGATGGAGATACTTTACCTTGCTGGAATCCGGTTTTATTCAAAAGTCAAAGTGATCGATTATACCTGTTTTATAAAGTTGGTAAAAATCCACGCGAGTGGTTTGGAGCTATGATTACGTCTGATGACGAAGGTTCATCATGGTCTGAGCCTGAATATCTGCCTGAAGGTATCTATGGCCCTATCAGAAATAAGCCTATTGAACTAACCCCGGGAATAATACTATGCGGATCGAGCACCGAAGGTATTGAGGACGATATATGGAGAGTGCACAACGAAACTTATAACGAGGCAACTGATTCGTGGGAGGTAATTGAAGTACCTAATCCAAAAGAACTGGATGTGATTCAACCAACTTTTATCCCGCATAAAAAAGGGCAGGTACAGATGCTTTGCCGTAGCAGACATAATAAAATAGTCTCATCTTGGTCGGAAGATAATGGTGCAAGCTGGTCGGCTCTGGATACTCTGGATGTAGTAAATTCAAACTCGGGTAT contains:
- a CDS encoding sialidase family protein; this translates as MTKKQAIYPFIFIILLFSSCTKKVGVTDVRSGFIFGSCPTEACHAATIEEISHNRLIAAWFGGSYEGANDVGIYLTKFNGIKWLQPQCLINPPVIDGDTLPCWNPVLFKSQSDRLYLFYKVGKNPREWFGAMITSDDEGSSWSEPEYLPEGIYGPIRNKPIELTPGIILCGSSTEGIEDDIWRVHNETYNEATDSWEVIEVPNPKELDVIQPTFIPHKKGQVQMLCRSRHNKIVSSWSEDNGASWSALDTLDVVNSNSGIDAIAIDQNLFLMVNNPLKQGPDWFYGRNVLDVEYSFDGINWNHLFDLENKEKGQFSYPAIIQTSDKTIHVLYTYNREGIKHTSFQLE